TGTATTTAACAACATTGAATCAAATTAGCTTTTTTTGACactgatcaacagaaaatttgaatgatttttagattatttttttggcactAAATCTTTATTATGTAGGACAGCTGAAggtgtgaaaggggagagagaggaggaatgacatgcagcaaagggctggaGGTCAGAGTTGAATCCACAGCTGCTGCAGTAAGGACTGAGCgcctgtacatggggcgcacgctccaccaggtgagctatccaggcgccccagAAAAAGACCTTTTTAATTTCAAAGTTAAAAACAGAAAGTAGATCTAAATGCTTTACAGATACCACATTAGTTAAATGGAGACCGCCTCTGTGTAGTCAATGAGCTTGAACTGAATGTAGGTATCTGGAAtcaatgttggaaaaaaataaaacttgattACTTTTTTATAGGCACTGTACTAATCTCAGGACCCCTCACATTTATCTAGTACTTAGAAAGTCTAAGATCTGATGTGTGCTGTTTTGGTTCTGGGATTATTAGAATACCATATGATTCATAAATAAGACCGCAAACATCAAAGGTTTTTCTCCAAACTCCCAACTGTACTGACCACTTTCCAGTGTGCACACTGCAGAGAGCCCACACCACCCCCTTCACCCGAGCCCTCCCTCATTTCTCCAGGGATTAGCTGAAGGGCCTGGGAGTCCCTGGAGGCCTGTTGCACTTGGTCCTGGTTCTCAGGGTGACCTGGCAGCACCTTCCCCCAGGGTAAAGCCTCGTGTATGTGGAGCGAGGTGTTATGAAGGGCCTCAGGGCAGTTTTGATCTCACCCTGGCCTGGTGGGACATGTTGGTTGCAGCAGCCTGACTCCATCAAAACAGCTTGTTTACATAATGTACTCTATGTACAATTTATGGCTTGCCTGCAGCCTGCATCTGCTGCCTGTAGTACATGGACAGAGTCAGGCTGTTGACACTGACAGCCATTGTTAATCACTCGTTGAGTTTCCGCTTAAATGCAGCACAGCGGAGGATCAATGCTATAATGCCAAGAATCATGTGGTCTCTCACCACATTTTCCATGGTTTTTGCACTTTAATTTATGCACGGAGAAATATGCAAAAGTATATTTATACATGTACTTTAGGCATGCAATAAGAATGGAAAAATGTCTTCTGTAAATGGCCTCATAGGCCTTGTTAACACCCTGAGCTTGGCGGTCATCTGAGTTATGAAAAATCGAGTACAGTAGttctttaaaatatgttttagatTGCTTCACTCTCTTACCAGAACTGTCTGTGCCTCTCTCCCAGTCACCTTGTATTCCGCAGTCTGGTTGGTGCCGTGATACATGAGACAGAGAGCACTAAATCACCAGATAGCAGAGGAAACTGTGCAGCTTGGATTGATCAGCCTTGTTATTTTCCCATCTGCTTACGGGGAAATGATTAGCCAGACGTGATTGATTCAGGGTGTAATAGATTAGACTGGGCCGGCCTCCCTTATCTTTTCAATGTACCAACATGCCACTTGTGTTCACCTGTAAATTTGTGAGTGAAAAATTGTAATTTCTTACAAAAGGATACCTTTAAATTCACACATCCATCCATACAAAAGAGATAAACAGTTATTGTagcattctttttttatattagagataatttaaagttttatttttgttattttttttttttaaataactttgggttttaattatttaaataaattataagcGTGTTTGAAAGTCAGTAGTAAGCAGATAACTTCATGTAGACGTCTACTGCTCAAATGTCAGAGGGTTAACACATTTCTGTGTTGGTCAGTTTCTCACCATTAGCATGCCTCGAGACGTGTTTGAGAGCGCATCATGGtcattaggtgtgtgtgtgtgtgtgttttttgcagGATGCGGATTTGTGTTGCCACTTACACagctttgtctgttttttttgtgttgtcgcatgtgtgtatgtttctctgtacagtacatgaatgtgtgtgtgtgttttttgcagGATGCGGATTTGTGTTGCCACTTAcacagctttgtgtgtgtgtgtgtgtgtgtgtgtgtgtgtgtgtgtgtgtgtgtgtgtgtgtgtgtgtgtgtgtgtgtgtgtgtgtgtgtgtgtgtgtgtgtgtgtgtgtgtgtgtgtgtcctccagGAACCCTCGGCTCATGTTTCAGTGCCGGGAACAACATGCTGGCCATGGGGGAATGACAGGGGAAATTGGACAGtgtgatttgtgtgtgtacagattTCCGTGTGTGTCCTCTGAAGCCTCTATGCATTCCTCCCATTCTCAGCCTCTTGGTGGAACTATACTGAGAAAACAACAGGGCAGAACTGAGCTATATGTCTGCACAATTGTCTCTGGGCTAAACACCGCTGGCCACTGTCTACATGACATTTATTATTAATGTTCCACAGAGAAGAATGGCTCCGTTTCTGAATGTGAGGCGCAAGAAAAGACagatttgtttatgtttttaagtCTCCTTTCTTTGATTTCATGGAAAACATCACTCAGTTCCCTCAAGCAAGCTCCAAAAATGCATTCACAAAACGtattagttttgttttgtttttgccagGGAACTGTGCGAGGAGTCCATGACCCACTCTGCAAGCTTTGCCTCGAGCTTGGACAGCCACGCCCCCTCCGAGAGCGGCGGCCAGTCGCAGTGCATGCGTTGGGAGGAGCAGCAGAAGGTGATGGTTCTGGAGCAGTTGTGTGGCGTTTTCAGGGTGGACCTGGGTCACATGAGGTCGCTGAGACTCTTCTTCAGGTCAGTGGGGAGTGCAAAGCTCACAGGGAGGTCATAAAGGGGGTCACCATGTCGCGCTACTGTGCAAATGTATGATTTGTTGTAGGTTTCAGGACGATGTCGGTTTGTTTTATGATAATTAGTTGAAAATCAGTTTTGGGTAcgttaaataataataagtattaTATTAAAATTGTTACTGCTTTAATAAACACATTCCTCCAAATGTCCTTTATCGTTGTAGTGATGAGGCTTCTACCAGCGGCCAGCTGGTGATTGCCAGCCGAGAGAGCCAATATAAGATCCTACACTTCCATCATGCTGGCCTGGACAAGCTGGCTGAGGTCTTCCAACAGTGGAAGTGCTGCAGGGAAACTCAACTTAAAGACCAGGTCGGGTTACAATTACAAAATCTGGTTTGGCATCTCGTTTTAGTGAGAAACCAAGGACATTTTCAGCCTTTCTTTTCCCAGTTTTCTACTTAAATTTTGGTCCTGCGTCCACATTTTTTGCCCATTGATTCTCCTTCCGTTAGGTGTCAGATGAGAAATCCTGCATGCAGTTTTCCATCCAGAGGCCCATCCTGCCGTCGGCTGAGACCCACCCAGAGGAGAAGCTTTATCGCCGGCTGGACGTCACTACCTGGCTACGTCACCTCAACCACAATGGGCAGGTGGAGGAGGAGTATAAGCTACGCAAGGTATGTCTGTGGGTGCGCATGTTTTTATGATCTTGTGCGATCATTTTGAAAGGTCTCACCTGCTGCTATCCACACACTCAAGCTTCACATTTTCTTGCATTTTTTTCTTAGTTACTAAAAGTCATTTTGAAGGTAAAGCCCACAGTGTATAACTTTCACTTTGAATCAGCACCTCACGTCTGTAAATAATTGGAGGGTTGGTCTTGGCCAATGTCTCCCTGTGAGTCATTTGAGTTCTCTGGGATTGACTCAAGTGAAGGTTTACCATCTTACTCATATGACTCAGTGGCAGTTAGACTGTGACCAAGAACATTTCCTCTGTAACACACAAATGCAGGAACAGAAGAGCACTGTTTTCGCTGGACATCGCAAATTATGCAGTGTAGGGGTTTCGGTTATACAGCGTTTTGCAACACTCATGAAATAACCCATCTACTGTAGTTCAGTAAGATACTGGTTGAATGCTGGGTGTCTGCATATCTAGTTTGCATACCGTTTAATATGTTCTCATATTAGAAGTGATCCCTCACTGCGTCCCTGTTTGCCCTTTTGTGCTCACTGTGTTTGCTCACTTACCACTCTCCACCAGGCCATCTTCTTCGGTGGTATCGACCCATCCATCCGTGGCGAGGTGTGGCCCTTCCTGCTGCACTACTACAGCTATGACTCCACCTCCCAGGAGAGGGAGGCCTGGAGACTGCAAAAACGCACCCACTATCATGACATCCAGCAGAGGAGGTGGGGAACAGGCCGAAAGAAATATATATGCGTGTTTGTTATATAGTGCAGGAATCTGGAGATTTCCTGGCTGTACAATacaaaaatcaattcatttaaaaaaaaaaaaaaaaaaaaagtctgatcaAAGTTCTTGACACTGTGAAAACAACAGATACACTGTCACATGGCTGCAGTCAGTCAAACAATAAACCACATGTGAGTCTGTTGTGGCTTCTCATTGCAGGCACTGAGCAATCAATAGGCACAATCAGGGAAGTGTTAAGGGGAGGTGCCGGGTGTGAAATAAAAGGTCTCTAGAGAGAAAACATGTCAGCGGTTATCAGATCATACTCTTGGCAGAAGGAAAaaaccacagacactcacacaaacacacaagcactTAAACGTCTTTATTTGTCTTCACCCCTCAACCAAAAGGTTGAGTGTGCACATATTTTCACACCATTATGCTGCTCTGTCTGTAATGAATATGATAATTGGACAGGTTTCATCTGTATGGCCTATTAACATTTTGAGTACATCAGTAGGTCTTATCGAAGTCAGGTAATTAGAGCCCTTGTTCTGACTCTGATGTGGTTTCCTTTAAAGACCATTTGACTAGAGCAGCCTCCGGGGCCACTGGTTGATCATTAGGAGCAAGGATACATGACTGTGGTCTTGTTCCTTGTCTCCTAAACTCATGTCCTTCCCTTAGCCGTGAAGACGACGCATCTGCAAAGGGATGCAATGCAGCTGTAACAACTGCAGATGTAGGTCAACAGGCAAACAGTGAACGGAATAAGTGAAAGAACTGGTACAAAATCACTGAATGACAGCCtttagatacacacacacacacacacacacacacacacacacacacacacacacacacacacacacacacacacacacacacacacacacacacacaaacacacaaaacataaaaaacatctacagtgaggaaaataagtatttgaacaccctgctattttgcaagttctcccacgtagaaatcatggagggtctaaaattgtcatcgtaggtgcatgtccactgtgagagacataatctaaaaaaaaaaaatccagaaatcacaatgtatgattttttaactatttatttgtatgatacagctgaaaataagtatttgaacacctgagaaaatcaatgttaatatttggtacagtagcctttgtttgcaattacagaggtcaaacgtttcctgtagtttttcaccaggtttgcacacactgcaggagggattttggcgcactcctccacacagatcttctctagatcagtcaggtttctgggctgtcgctgagaaacacggagttggagctccctccaaagattctctattgggtttaggtctggagactggctaggccacgccagaaccttgatatgcttcttacagagccactccttggttatcctggctgtgtgcttcgggtcattgtcatgttggaagacccagcctcgacccatcttcaatgctctaactgagggaaggaggttgttccccaaaatctcgcaatacatggccccggtcatcctctccttaatacagtgcagtcgccctgtcccatgtgcagaaaaccacccccaaagcatgatgctaccacccccatgcttcacagtagggatggtgttcttgggatggtactcatcattcttcttcctccaaacacggttagtggaattacgaccaaaaagttctattttggtctcatctgaccacatgactttctcccatgactcctctggatcatccaaatggtcattggcgaacttaagacgggccttgacatgtgctggtttaagcaggggaaccttccgtgccatgcatgatttcaaaccatgacgtcttagtgtattaccaacagtaaccttggaaacggtggtctcagctcttttcaggtcattgaccagctcctcccgtgtagttctgggctgatttctcacctttcttaggatcattgagacccccacgaggtgagatcttgcatggagccccagtccgagggagaatgacagtcatgtttagcttcttccattttctaatgattgctccaacagtggaccttttttcaccaagctgcttggcaatttccccgtagccctttccagccttgtggaggtgtacaatttagtctctagtgtctttggacagctctttggtcttggccatgttagtagttggattcttactgattgtatggggtggacaggtgtctttatgcagttaacgacctcaaacaggtgcatctaatttaggataataaatggagtggaggtggacattttaaaggcagactaacaggtctttgagggtcagaattctagctgatagacagatgttcaaatacttatttgcagctgtatcatacaaataaatagttaaaaaatcatacagtgatttctggattttttttttttagattatgtctctcacagtggacatgcacctacgatgacaatttcagacccctccatgatttctaagtgggagaacttgcaaaatagcagggtgttcaaatacttattttcctcactgtatatagtTCATACTGCCATACATAAGCTGGATTTCTTCATCATAAAGTACAGTTATTGGGTAACTTCTTTCCAGCTAATGCATGAGGAATACACATATTTTCTGGCCTTTAGATAATCTTTCTGCACTCAAACACATATTTCTGGTTTGTTTGCAAGTCAAGTTTTTTTTAGTAATACATTTGCAATATGTCATTTAACACATTGCAGGGTTAATATAGGAAAATGTCCTCTCTGACTGGCTTGAAGAGGAAGTGCTTATTTCATTTTTGGTGCACCCGTGACAAACATTCAAaatagctcttttttttttttggttcagaTTTCTGGAAGTTAAGAGGAAGTCCACTTCTCTCTGTCAGTAACACTCTCTTTGTTCATAAAAGCACCTTGTGGCTTCAGCAAACAATGATTTTCATTATTGctttttccccccccccaaatattCAATTAACCATTTGGTCTGTAGTGAAAAAATGTCCAAGACGATGTCTTCAGATTTGTCCGACCAACATAGAAAACATAATTTTCTTTTCATCGACTGATTGTTTCAGGTTTAAACATCTTTTAAAAGAAGAATCAGTCGTGTGAATGAagttttatgttaaaaaatcatttaaaatcaTTGTTTGTACTTTGTGCTCTATTGTGTGTATTTCCTTGAGATTTGTTGAGATTTGTGTACTTTAAAGGCCCATCTAGGATGGGCAAACTAACTAAGACTATAAATGCTGGGGAATGTGGCATTGGTCCATGCTATATACTTGTCCCTGTAAGAATGAACATGAACTAAAATAAATAGAAGTTAGTCCAAGGCAGTGGTGGTGTCTAAAACGAGTATGTTCCTATTTAATATTCCTATGTAAACGCAGCTATATTTTTGCTTAACCATACCGGCCTCAGACatataaagtgatgaaaacatatACTGAACTCCTGAGAAGCAtcctccagagagagagagagagagagaggtggccGGGGAGGGTccaaccacacaaacacacgacACTGAAACTAAACAGTTGCGTGGCGTTGCATCAGGTGTACACTTATTATTCCTGGTGGGGccacatgaaaaaaacaaacagtgttaATTAAATCCCCTCTGCTTGTTAGGGATTGATTGTGCTATACACAGATTACATTGCTAATTTAGTCCATTACATTTAGAGGGATAGATGGGGGGGTTTTATGGTTGTGGTATTGTCCTCAATAGAGCACTTGATGGTGAAATAGCCCTTTAGTCCACTGCTTGCCCACCCCCACATTTTGTAGTTCATTTGCAGCTACCCAAAAGTGTTTACACCAGAGTGACATTTGAGTGAAAGATTATTTGATTAAACTATATTTTTTCCCCTTAATTTCCTTAGAGATTGTGCAGTAAAaaccttcttcttcttgtcttttTAATCTATCGTAACTGAATTTGGAAACCCATCTTGATGAGGAAACGACTGCTTTCGTATTGTTTCAGATTGTCCATGAGCCCGGAGGAGCACAGCGAGTTCTGGAGAAAGGTCCAGTTCACAGTGGATAAAGATGTGGTGAGAACAGACCGCAGCAACCACTTCTTCAGAGGAGAGAATAACCCCAATGTGGAGATCATGAGGTCAGACCACTTCTCTTTATTTTCCCCTTcttccttttttccccccactccctatctctgtctctttgcCCTCACCTTCCCTCAACCCATCCTTATCATTGCCAATTCTCAGCCCAACGCACAGGCGTACCTATTAATTTCATATTCTGAACCCTGGGGGAGCCGCAAATGAGTTTCATGCTTTATTGACTCTGACTAAGCCGTCTGAACACTTTTGATGCATACTCAGAGCTAATGGCTTTCTAAACGAGAAGCGAGAGGATTTAAATAGCATATTAGTTTAGTGACTCTCATCGAGGCTCCTGCTGTTTGTCTAGGTATTATGTCTTATGCTGAGTCTGGGGCAGGGTGATCCCAGATGCATCTCATGCTTCCTCGGTTATCTCACATCTATTGTACTGATATGATCACAGATAACTCTCTCTGGGTCGTTCGATTCAAGCAAGCTGAAGATACTTCTTATCATTTTTATCTTTCATTTTCCAAACACTGCAAAGTCTGCATCCCTTCAAATGACATCTATTTTTACTGTTAATATTTCACTGAATAATGAAACAAAGTCCTCTGGGTTTTCCCTTTGTTGAAGTTTACTTCAAAGTAGTAcccatatacaaaaaaaaaaccaagaaAGATCATTAATTAGCTCCCTGGTTACCAGAGGAGTTGGCATAGCAACCGCTTAAGCAGGGCTTGTCATGTTTTTCTGGGCATTAGCAGCAATGCTGAAACACATGTTGGATCATTCAGTGTTTGGGCGGGACCATACTCTCAGTGGTTTGGCTTTGCTGCAGGGTCGTAGAAATGTCTATACAAGAGCCTTAATAAAACGCTGAAATGTTTATGACACTCTATTGCTATATTGTATTATATGTACTGTTTCCTGCTGAGATGTTACAAAAGCGCTTGATGTTCATGTTGTGATCATCATGGCTGTCCTTGACCCAGGCGGATTCTGCTCAACTATGCAGTGTTTAACCCAGACATGGGCTACTGCCAGGGCATGTCTGACCTGGTGGCCCCCCTGCTCACTGAGATCCAGGACGAAAGCGACACCTTCTGGTGCTTCGTCGGTCTCATGGAGAACACCATCTTCATCAGCTCACCGCGTGATGAAGACATGGAGAGGCAGCTGGTAGGATGTTTCTTTGTGTATCTTTGAGTTAGGCAAATGTCAAGTTGTACCTGATTTGTGTGTGGTTTTCTTGACGTGGACACATACATTACACCCCCAATCTGTACAAGtagaaaagaaacacacaaacatgtcaaAACAACACCT
This window of the Sander lucioperca isolate FBNREF2018 chromosome 21, SLUC_FBN_1.2, whole genome shotgun sequence genome carries:
- the tbc1d16 gene encoding TBC1 domain family member 16 isoform X3, encoding MTHSASFASSLDSHAPSESGGQSQCMRWEEQQKVMVLEQLCGVFRVDLGHMRSLRLFFSDEASTSGQLVIASRESQYKILHFHHAGLDKLAEVFQQWKCCRETQLKDQVSDEKSCMQFSIQRPILPSAETHPEEKLYRRLDVTTWLRHLNHNGQVEEEYKLRKAIFFGGIDPSIRGEVWPFLLHYYSYDSTSQEREAWRLQKRTHYHDIQQRRLSMSPEEHSEFWRKVQFTVDKDVVRTDRSNHFFRGENNPNVEIMRRILLNYAVFNPDMGYCQGMSDLVAPLLTEIQDESDTFWCFVGLMENTIFISSPRDEDMERQLMYLRELLRLMLPRFHQHLTRLGEDGLQLLFCHRWILLCFKREFPDTEALRMWEACWAHYQMDYFHLFLCVAIIVLYGEDVTEQQLATDQMLLHFSNLSMHMNGELVLRKARSLLYQFRLLPRIPCSLHDLCKLCGPGMWDSRYIPTVECSGEHPDSQSCPYGGTSTPQPSSPSLSSTPSPNSTPTPPMQGKKGSKTRDIFTFRKQS